AATGCGGTGGTCCCCCTCGATCAGTTGGAGGCGGAGGGCATGCGTTGGGCGCGTGAGGTGATGCAGCACAGCCCAACCGCGATCCGCTGCCTTAAGGCGGCGTTCAACGCCGAGACGGATGGCCTGGCTGGGATTCAGGAATTGGCCGGTCAAGCCACCCATCTCTTCTATCGAACGGAGGAGGGACAAGAGGGCAGAAATGCCTTCCTGGAGAAGCGATCCCCTGATTTTTCGGGCTCCGACTGGTTGCCGTAGCACAACTCAAGTCTCGTAGCTAGTCCTAGGTGAGACTGCTGCTTGGCTCGTGACGTTCTCCCGTTCGACCGGCGTCGCCCTTCTGACGCCCCTCGCCTTGGCTTTGCTTCCCCAGGTCGCCGAGGCGCGCCAACCGGACCCCATCCCCCCTCCGGCACCAGTCATCAGTGATGCGGTGGCCCTCGCTCGCATCCCCGTTGAGCTCAAGAGCCAGGAGGGTCTGCATCTGGTCCTGGATCGCCAGACCCGGCAGCTGATGGTCATGAAGGACGGCCGCATGCTGCACCGCTATCCAGCCGCGGTGGGCACGGACGGCTGGGAAACCCCCGCCGGCACGCATCGGGTTCTCGAGAAGGTCGCCAAGCCGGTTTGGCAGCATCCGGGCAATGGCAGCCAGGTGGGGCAAGGCCCGAAGAATCCACTCGGGTCCCGTTGGATTGGTTTCCACCGCAATTGCACCCCGAAGGAAAACGCCTGGGACGGTGAGCGCTATCTCAGCGTCAATGGCTGCACGGTCGCGGGATTCCATGGAACCCCCCATCGCTGGACCGTCGGTCGCGCCGTCTCGCACGGTTGCGTGCGCCTCTACGAGGAAAACGTCCAGGAAGTGTTTGAGCTCGTCGAAGTCGGCACCCTGGTGACGGTTCTTCCCTGAAGACTGCCCGTAAAGTTGCGCCCACTTGCGATCCCATCGCCATGCGGGTGCTCTTTGCTGCGGCTGAATGTGCACCGA
This DNA window, taken from Synechococcus sp. LTW-R, encodes the following:
- a CDS encoding L,D-transpeptidase, producing MTFSRSTGVALLTPLALALLPQVAEARQPDPIPPPAPVISDAVALARIPVELKSQEGLHLVLDRQTRQLMVMKDGRMLHRYPAAVGTDGWETPAGTHRVLEKVAKPVWQHPGNGSQVGQGPKNPLGSRWIGFHRNCTPKENAWDGERYLSVNGCTVAGFHGTPHRWTVGRAVSHGCVRLYEENVQEVFELVEVGTLVTVLP